From the genome of Impatiens glandulifera chromosome 9, dImpGla2.1, whole genome shotgun sequence, one region includes:
- the LOC124915413 gene encoding general transcription and DNA repair factor IIH subunit TFB5, with translation MVNAIKGLFISCDIPMAQFIINMNNSLPSSQKFIIHVLDNTHLFVQPHMTEMIKSAISEFREQNSYEKPG, from the exons ATGGTTAATGCAATCAAAGGACTGTTCATATCATG CGACATACCAATGGCGCAATTCATTATCAATATGAACAATTCTCTGCCATCCTCACAGAAGTTCATAATACACGTATTGGACAACACTCACCTGTTTGTGCAACCTCATATGACTGAAATGATTAAAAGCGCCATTTCAGAGTTCAGGGAACAAAATTCCTACGAGAAGCctggataa